Proteins encoded within one genomic window of Jatrophihabitans sp.:
- the ftsZ gene encoding cell division protein FtsZ, giving the protein MTSPHNYLAVIKVVGVGGGGVNAVNRMIEQGLKGVEFIAVNTDAQALLMSDADVKLDVGRELTRGLGAGAQPEVGRKAAEDHRDEIEEVLKGADMVFVTAGEGGGTGTGGAPVIASMARKLGALTIGVVTRPFSFEGKKRATQAEIGIEQLRAECDTLIVIPNDRLLQISDPNVSVMDAFRSADQVLLSGVQGITDLITTPGLINLDFADVKSVMSGAGSALMGIGSARGEGRARAAAEMAIASPLLEASMDGAHGVLLSIYGGSDLGLFEINDAATLVAESAHPDANIIFGAVIDDTLGDEVKVTVIAAGFDSGQLPYKKVEIPARREPEAHLATVSAAPVMNGASAGTARPAQTFQPSSSAFNSSAPAAGNSWSPTTTRKPVEPDEELDVPDFLK; this is encoded by the coding sequence ATGACCTCACCCCACAACTACCTCGCTGTGATCAAGGTCGTCGGTGTCGGCGGCGGCGGCGTGAACGCGGTCAACCGGATGATCGAGCAGGGCCTCAAGGGCGTCGAGTTCATCGCGGTGAACACCGATGCGCAGGCCCTGCTGATGTCTGACGCTGACGTCAAGCTCGACGTCGGCCGCGAGCTGACCCGCGGCCTCGGCGCCGGCGCGCAGCCTGAGGTCGGCCGAAAGGCCGCCGAAGACCACCGCGACGAGATCGAAGAGGTGCTCAAGGGCGCCGACATGGTCTTCGTCACGGCCGGTGAGGGCGGCGGCACCGGCACCGGCGGCGCTCCGGTGATCGCCAGCATGGCCCGCAAGCTTGGCGCGTTGACCATCGGCGTGGTCACCCGGCCGTTCTCCTTCGAGGGGAAGAAGCGCGCCACCCAGGCCGAGATCGGCATCGAGCAGCTGCGCGCCGAGTGCGACACGCTGATCGTCATTCCCAACGACCGGTTGCTGCAGATCTCTGACCCCAACGTCTCGGTGATGGACGCCTTCCGCAGCGCCGACCAGGTGTTGCTGTCCGGCGTGCAGGGCATCACCGACCTGATCACCACCCCGGGCCTGATCAACCTGGACTTCGCCGACGTCAAGAGCGTCATGAGCGGCGCCGGCTCGGCCCTGATGGGCATCGGCTCGGCGCGTGGCGAAGGCCGGGCCCGGGCGGCTGCCGAGATGGCGATCGCGAGCCCGCTGCTGGAGGCGAGCATGGACGGCGCCCACGGCGTGCTGCTGTCGATCTACGGCGGCTCTGACCTGGGCCTGTTCGAGATCAACGACGCCGCCACCCTAGTCGCCGAGTCCGCGCACCCGGACGCCAACATCATCTTCGGCGCGGTGATCGACGACACCCTCGGCGACGAGGTCAAGGTGACCGTCATCGCCGCCGGCTTCGACTCGGGCCAGCTGCCCTACAAGAAGGTCGAGATCCCCGCGCGGCGTGAGCCTGAAGCCCACCTGGCCACCGTCTCGGCCGCGCCGGTGATGAACGGAGCCTCCGCCGGGACAGCCCGGCCGGCGCAGACGTTCCAGCCCAGTTCCAGCGCCTTCAACTCCAGCGCGCCGGCCGCGGGCAACAGCTGGTCGCCGACCACCACGCGCAAGCCGGTCGAGCCCGACGAGGAACTGGACGTCCCTGACTTCCTGAAGTAG
- a CDS encoding DivIVA domain-containing protein, with the protein MPLTPAEVHNVVFKKPPIGKRGYDEEEVDAFLDIIEVELARLIEENADLKDRSPAGAASPDGSALAAAREENRKLTARIGELEAALTQARKPAAGDQNEPAAIAAAHEENRKLTTRIGELEAAVNQARQAVLQAQQEAAAAKAASPAASGTTGGNQLGMAERVLALAQQAADEQTAAAKAHSDKTFAEAKAHQERVQAEARAFHEKTVAEAQSRAEQLERDSRAKASGTVQEAEQRANQITSQLEQRKAALEKRLEELRTFEHEYRSRLKSYLESQLRDLDTSTRAEPATQPAGSDKQSG; encoded by the coding sequence ATGCCTTTGACGCCCGCTGAAGTCCACAACGTGGTCTTCAAGAAGCCCCCGATTGGCAAGCGCGGGTACGACGAAGAAGAGGTCGACGCCTTTCTCGACATCATCGAAGTCGAACTCGCCCGTCTGATCGAGGAGAACGCAGACCTCAAGGACCGCTCGCCGGCCGGCGCGGCCTCGCCGGACGGTTCAGCGCTGGCCGCGGCGCGTGAGGAGAACCGCAAGCTCACCGCCCGGATCGGCGAGCTGGAAGCGGCGCTGACCCAGGCCCGCAAGCCCGCGGCCGGAGACCAAAACGAGCCGGCCGCGATCGCCGCCGCGCACGAGGAGAACCGCAAGCTGACGACCCGGATCGGCGAGCTCGAAGCAGCCGTCAACCAGGCGCGCCAGGCCGTCCTGCAGGCCCAGCAGGAAGCTGCCGCCGCCAAGGCTGCCAGCCCGGCGGCCAGCGGCACGACCGGCGGCAATCAGCTCGGCATGGCCGAGCGGGTGCTGGCCCTGGCGCAGCAGGCTGCCGACGAGCAGACCGCAGCCGCCAAGGCGCACTCGGACAAGACCTTCGCCGAGGCCAAGGCGCACCAGGAGCGGGTGCAGGCAGAGGCCCGCGCCTTCCACGAGAAGACCGTCGCCGAGGCCCAGTCGCGCGCCGAGCAGCTGGAGCGGGACTCGCGCGCGAAGGCCTCGGGCACCGTGCAGGAGGCCGAGCAGCGGGCCAACCAGATCACCAGCCAGCTCGAGCAGCGCAAGGCGGCGCTGGAGAAGCGGCTGGAGGAGTTGCGCACCTTCGAGCACGAGTACCGCTCGCGGCTCAAGAGCTACCTGGAGTCCCAGCTGCGGGATTTGGACACCAGCACCCGCGCGGAGCCGGCCACTCAGCCGGCCGGCTCGGACAAGCAGTCCGGCTGA
- a CDS encoding FtsQ-type POTRA domain-containing protein encodes MTGIPTAGRLGWLRTARWQPWCAAALVLALLLWLIAFSSVLGVRSVKVVGARTLTAEQVRAAAGIRTGAPLARLDLDAVSSRLSAVAPIRAVTVSRSYPGTVTIRVTERTAVGYRPVDGGQVLLVDRDNVVFRSVKSTPAGLPRLLASSSGAPSAAAALVAGTLPPKISKSLGSISAPSEESVTLTLRDGRTVLWGGVDRSVEKARLLSVLLGQPGRYFDLSDPSTVISRAGPGN; translated from the coding sequence ATGACCGGCATCCCGACTGCCGGCCGGCTGGGGTGGTTGCGGACGGCCCGCTGGCAGCCCTGGTGCGCGGCCGCCCTGGTGCTGGCCCTGCTGCTCTGGCTGATCGCCTTCTCCAGTGTGCTGGGGGTGCGCTCGGTGAAGGTGGTCGGCGCCCGGACGCTGACCGCCGAGCAGGTGCGCGCCGCCGCCGGCATCCGGACCGGCGCGCCGCTGGCCAGGCTCGACCTCGACGCCGTCAGCTCCCGGCTGAGCGCGGTGGCGCCCATCCGCGCCGTCACGGTGAGCAGGTCCTACCCGGGCACCGTCACCATCCGGGTCACCGAGCGGACCGCGGTCGGCTACCGCCCGGTCGACGGGGGACAGGTGCTGCTCGTCGACCGCGACAACGTGGTCTTCCGCTCCGTCAAGAGCACCCCGGCCGGCTTGCCGCGGCTGCTGGCCTCGAGCTCGGGCGCGCCCTCGGCCGCCGCGGCGCTGGTCGCCGGAACGCTGCCGCCCAAGATCAGCAAGTCCCTCGGCTCGATCTCGGCGCCGAGCGAGGAGTCGGTCACGCTGACCCTGCGAGACGGCCGCACGGTGCTGTGGGGTGGGGTGGACCGCAGCGTGGAGAAGGCGCGGCTGCTGTCGGTGCTGCTGGGCCAGCCGGGGCGCTACTTCGACCTGAGCGATCCCAGCACGGTGATCAGCCGCGCCGGCCCCGGCAACTAG
- a CDS encoding YggT family protein — protein sequence MTTFWAAIGLALLVFYLLVIARLIVETTRSFARGWRPAGAAAIGLEAVYTVTDPPMKLLRRLIPPLRLGGINFDMSVIVLLLVIWILRAIVTSLATG from the coding sequence ATGACGACGTTCTGGGCCGCGATCGGCCTCGCGCTGCTGGTGTTCTATCTGCTGGTGATCGCCCGGTTGATCGTGGAGACGACGCGCAGCTTCGCCAGAGGATGGCGTCCGGCCGGCGCAGCGGCTATCGGCCTGGAGGCGGTGTACACCGTCACCGACCCGCCGATGAAGCTGCTGCGACGGCTGATTCCGCCGTTGCGGCTCGGTGGGATCAATTTCGACATGAGCGTGATCGTGCTGTTGCTCGTCATCTGGATATTGCGCGCGATCGTCACGTCACTGGCTACCGGCTGA
- the ileS gene encoding isoleucine--tRNA ligase translates to MVYQALPAHVDLAANDHEMIALWRERKTFQASLEQTAGGPSYVFYEGPPTANGTPGTHHIEARAFKDLFPRFKTMKGYSVPRMGGWDCHGLPVELAVEKELGFTGKPDIERYGIAEFNARCRESVQRNVDQFTAMSERMGFWSDYDNAYWTMNADYIESVWWALKRIFDQGLLVEDHRVAPYCPRCGTGLSDHEVAQGYETVTDPSVYVRFPLTSGPLAGQADLLVWTTTPWTLVSNTAVAVNPEVTYSVVRTPEGQTLVTFLGGAASAQLPPGVETIASYQGRELERWTYRRPFDYVPIGEPDNPAHYVVLADYVTTDDGSGLVHQSPAFGAEDLAVSRAYGLPVVNPIGKDGHFLAEVPEVGGLFFKDADDQLVRDLARRGLLFKHLAFEHAYPHCWRCHTPLMYYALPSFYIRTTERKAELIAQNEATNWYPDTIKHGRYGDWLENNIDWALSRDRYWGTPLPIWRNDVDPARLVCVGSLAELSELTGQDLSGLDPHRPFVDAPTFTLPGVPGVFSRVPQVIDGWFDSGSMPFAQFGAPHRNAELAKRNYPADFISEAIDQTRGWFYTLMVIGTLVFNESSYRNVVCLGHILAEDGRKMSKHLGNILEPIPLMDRHGADAVRWFMLAGGSPWAARRVGHKNLEEIASKVLRTYWSIASFQSLYARANGWTPGQDLPAGSSESNLLDSWARNETNRVAAEVDAALEAYDPARAGRALAGLIDDLSNWYVRRSRRRFWDGDPAALQTLHDCLNVLTRLLAPFVPFVTERVWQALFAEVTGVDSVHLATWPDTDAATDPALSAQVALVRRVVELGRAARAGSGVKTRQPLARALISAPGWASLPEQLRREVADELNVVELAELASAEDLVHVTVKPNFRALGKRFGSRTKEVAAAITSMDPAELVGAIRSTGSARLPSLDSDVTAEEVLISEAPVSGWAVESSGPETVALDLELTGELRRLGLLREVIRIVQDARKNAGFDVTDRIALHWTVGGSPEPAQAIREHLSELSGEVLASTVTEGAPAQPDGSFQARDDELGLRLWLLRA, encoded by the coding sequence ATGGTCTATCAGGCCCTGCCCGCTCATGTGGATCTGGCGGCGAACGACCACGAGATGATCGCGCTCTGGCGTGAGCGCAAGACCTTTCAGGCCAGCCTGGAGCAGACCGCCGGCGGGCCGTCCTACGTCTTCTACGAGGGCCCGCCGACCGCCAACGGCACCCCGGGCACCCACCACATCGAGGCTCGCGCCTTCAAAGACCTGTTTCCGCGGTTCAAGACCATGAAGGGCTACTCCGTCCCCCGGATGGGCGGCTGGGACTGTCACGGCCTGCCGGTCGAGCTGGCGGTGGAGAAGGAGCTCGGCTTCACCGGCAAGCCCGACATCGAGCGGTACGGAATCGCCGAGTTCAACGCCCGCTGCCGGGAGTCGGTGCAGCGCAACGTCGACCAGTTCACCGCCATGAGCGAGCGGATGGGCTTCTGGAGCGACTACGACAACGCCTACTGGACGATGAACGCCGACTACATCGAGTCGGTCTGGTGGGCGCTGAAGCGGATCTTCGACCAGGGACTGCTCGTCGAGGATCACCGGGTGGCGCCCTACTGCCCGCGGTGCGGAACCGGCCTGTCCGACCATGAGGTGGCTCAGGGGTATGAGACCGTCACCGACCCGTCGGTCTACGTCCGGTTCCCGCTGACCTCCGGGCCGCTGGCCGGCCAGGCCGACCTGCTGGTCTGGACGACCACGCCCTGGACGCTGGTCTCCAACACCGCCGTGGCGGTCAACCCCGAGGTCACCTACTCCGTCGTGCGCACGCCGGAGGGTCAGACGCTGGTCACCTTCCTCGGCGGCGCGGCCAGCGCGCAGCTGCCGCCGGGCGTCGAGACGATCGCCAGCTACCAGGGCCGGGAGCTGGAGCGCTGGACCTACCGCCGCCCCTTTGACTACGTCCCGATCGGCGAACCGGACAACCCGGCGCACTACGTGGTGCTGGCCGACTACGTCACCACCGACGACGGCTCGGGCCTGGTGCACCAGTCGCCAGCCTTCGGCGCCGAGGACCTCGCGGTCAGCCGCGCGTACGGGCTGCCGGTGGTCAACCCGATCGGCAAGGACGGGCACTTCCTGGCCGAGGTGCCCGAGGTCGGCGGGTTGTTCTTCAAGGACGCCGACGACCAACTGGTCAGGGACCTGGCCCGGCGCGGGCTGCTGTTCAAGCACCTGGCCTTCGAGCACGCCTACCCGCACTGCTGGCGATGCCACACCCCGTTGATGTATTACGCGCTGCCCTCGTTCTACATCCGGACCACCGAGCGCAAGGCCGAGCTGATCGCGCAGAACGAGGCCACCAACTGGTACCCCGACACCATCAAGCACGGCCGCTACGGCGACTGGCTGGAGAACAACATCGACTGGGCGCTCTCGCGCGACCGGTACTGGGGCACTCCGCTGCCGATCTGGCGCAACGACGTCGACCCCGCCCGGCTGGTCTGCGTCGGCTCGCTGGCCGAGCTGTCAGAGCTCACCGGCCAGGATCTGAGCGGGCTGGACCCGCACCGGCCCTTCGTCGACGCCCCGACCTTCACCCTGCCCGGCGTGCCGGGCGTGTTCTCCCGGGTGCCGCAGGTGATCGACGGCTGGTTCGACTCGGGCTCGATGCCGTTCGCGCAGTTCGGCGCGCCGCACCGCAACGCCGAGCTGGCCAAGCGCAATTACCCGGCTGACTTCATCTCCGAGGCGATCGACCAGACCCGGGGCTGGTTCTACACGCTGATGGTGATCGGCACCCTGGTCTTCAACGAGTCCAGCTACCGCAACGTGGTGTGCCTGGGCCACATCCTGGCCGAGGACGGCCGCAAGATGAGCAAGCACCTGGGCAACATCCTCGAGCCCATCCCGCTGATGGACCGGCACGGCGCCGATGCGGTGCGCTGGTTCATGCTGGCTGGCGGCTCACCCTGGGCTGCGCGCCGGGTCGGGCACAAGAACCTGGAGGAGATCGCCTCCAAGGTGCTGCGCACCTACTGGTCGATCGCCTCGTTCCAGTCGCTCTACGCCCGCGCCAACGGGTGGACGCCGGGCCAAGACCTGCCCGCCGGCTCCAGCGAGTCGAATCTGCTGGACAGCTGGGCCCGCAACGAGACCAACCGGGTCGCCGCCGAGGTGGACGCCGCCCTGGAGGCCTATGACCCGGCCCGGGCCGGGCGGGCGTTGGCCGGTCTGATCGACGACCTGTCCAACTGGTACGTCCGGCGCTCGCGCCGGCGGTTCTGGGACGGTGACCCGGCGGCGCTGCAGACCCTGCACGACTGCCTGAACGTGCTGACCCGGCTGCTGGCGCCGTTCGTGCCGTTCGTCACCGAGCGGGTCTGGCAGGCCTTGTTCGCCGAGGTCACCGGCGTCGACTCGGTGCACCTGGCAACCTGGCCGGACACCGACGCCGCGACCGACCCGGCGCTGTCGGCCCAGGTGGCGCTGGTGCGCCGGGTGGTCGAACTCGGCCGCGCCGCGCGGGCCGGGTCGGGGGTCAAGACCCGGCAACCGCTGGCCCGGGCGCTGATCTCGGCCCCCGGCTGGGCCAGCCTGCCCGAGCAGCTGCGCCGAGAGGTCGCAGACGAGCTGAACGTGGTCGAGCTCGCCGAGCTGGCCAGCGCCGAGGACCTGGTCCATGTCACGGTCAAGCCGAACTTCCGCGCGCTGGGCAAGCGGTTCGGCTCGCGGACGAAGGAAGTGGCCGCGGCGATCACCTCGATGGACCCGGCCGAGCTGGTCGGCGCGATCAGGTCGACGGGGTCGGCGCGGCTGCCCTCACTGGACTCCGACGTCACCGCCGAAGAGGTGCTGATCAGCGAGGCGCCGGTCTCGGGCTGGGCGGTGGAGAGCTCGGGCCCGGAGACGGTCGCCCTGGACCTGGAACTCACCGGCGAGCTGCGGCGGCTCGGGCTGCTGCGTGAGGTGATCCGGATCGTGCAGGACGCGCGCAAGAACGCCGGCTTCGACGTCACCGACCGGATCGCGCTGCACTGGACGGTCGGGGGCTCACCTGAGCCGGCCCAGGCCATCCGAGAGCATCTGAGCGAGCTGTCTGGCGAGGTGCTGGCCAGCACAGTGACCGAGGGCGCCCCGGCGCAGCCGGACGGCTCCTTCCAGGCCCGCGACGATGAGCTCGGCCTGCGGCTCTGGCTCCTCAGGGCGTGA
- a CDS encoding YggS family pyridoxal phosphate-dependent enzyme, with the protein MSSPPEDRLAELRDNLAAVRSRIDQGCLAAGRSSQEITLIAVTKFFPVTDAALLAELGVTDLGESRDQDASVKAAELAEHTSVAVRWHFIGRLQRNKARSVARYADLVHSVDRQSLAEALEDGARRAERPALDVLVQLSLDDDADAKAPTGRGGGAADELMRLADRVAGSEVLRLAGVMAIAPLKGDPDQAFSRLAEVLQRLRENHPAADVVSAGMSDDLEAALRHGATHVRIGTALLGRRPQQFR; encoded by the coding sequence ATGAGCTCCCCGCCGGAGGACCGGCTGGCCGAGTTGCGCGACAACCTGGCCGCGGTCCGGTCCCGGATCGACCAGGGGTGCCTCGCCGCCGGCCGGTCCAGCCAGGAGATCACCCTGATCGCGGTCACCAAATTCTTTCCGGTGACCGACGCCGCGCTGCTGGCCGAGTTGGGCGTGACCGACCTGGGGGAGAGCCGGGACCAGGACGCTTCGGTCAAGGCGGCCGAGTTGGCCGAGCACACCAGCGTCGCGGTCCGGTGGCATTTCATCGGGCGGCTGCAAAGGAACAAGGCCCGGTCGGTGGCCCGGTACGCCGACCTGGTGCACAGCGTCGACCGGCAATCGCTGGCCGAGGCGCTTGAAGACGGCGCTCGGCGAGCCGAACGGCCCGCGCTGGACGTCCTCGTCCAGCTGAGCCTGGACGACGACGCCGACGCCAAGGCCCCGACCGGCCGGGGCGGTGGCGCGGCGGACGAGCTGATGCGGCTGGCTGATCGGGTCGCCGGCTCGGAGGTATTGCGGCTGGCCGGCGTGATGGCGATCGCTCCGCTCAAGGGTGATCCCGATCAGGCGTTCAGCCGGTTGGCCGAGGTCCTCCAGCGGTTGCGCGAGAACCACCCGGCGGCCGATGTCGTCTCGGCCGGCATGAGCGATGACCTGGAAGCAGCGCTGCGACATGGCGCGACACACGTGCGGATCGGTACGGCGTTGCTCGGCCGCCGCCCCCAACAATTCAGATAG
- the sepF gene encoding cell division protein SepF: MATAFRKMGVYLGLVEDDDYADGGGTESYGSLARDPQYQRREVEPAPARGGYEAPSAETEIYDDYDVTYEQPPQRITTLHPRTYNEAKTIGLQFRAGTPVIMNLSEMDDSDAKRLVDFAAGLTFGLHGSIERVTPKVFLLSPHNVSVTAADKQRIVEGGFYNQS, from the coding sequence ATGGCTACAGCCTTTCGGAAGATGGGCGTCTACCTCGGCCTAGTCGAGGATGACGACTACGCCGACGGCGGCGGCACGGAGTCCTACGGCTCGCTCGCGCGTGATCCGCAGTACCAGCGCCGCGAAGTCGAGCCGGCGCCGGCACGTGGCGGCTACGAGGCCCCCAGCGCCGAGACCGAGATCTATGACGACTACGACGTCACCTACGAGCAGCCCCCGCAGCGCATCACCACCCTGCACCCGCGGACCTACAACGAGGCCAAGACGATCGGCCTGCAGTTCCGCGCCGGAACGCCGGTGATCATGAACCTCTCCGAGATGGACGACTCCGACGCCAAGCGGCTGGTCGACTTCGCGGCCGGGTTGACCTTCGGCCTGCACGGCAGCATCGAGCGGGTCACCCCCAAGGTGTTCCTGCTCAGCCCGCACAACGTCTCGGTGACCGCGGCGGACAAGCAGCGGATCGTCGAGGGCGGTTTCTACAACCAGAGTTGA
- the murC gene encoding UDP-N-acetylmuramate--L-alanine ligase, translating to MTTTPEPVFGAEPGPAARSQAGYDRPAGWTAPGAALVSTAATEVVPPAGELGRVHIMGIAGSGMSSLARIMLARGVAVTGCESRESETVRQLRELGAEIWIGHALEHLDGCDTLVYTTAIDPANFELTAGRERGLRVLRRATALASMVTGSRCVAIAGTHGKTTTTSLLATAALAAGLDPSFAIGANLAGVGVNGQAGAGELFIVEADESDGSFLLLWPEIAVVTNVEADHLENHGDLEGIFRAFEQFVDRIAPGGLLLYCADDAGASRLAGYARERDIRVRGYGAGAGAEVRVGDIVELPDAVEFTVHGVGEAAIDVRLGSLIGRHMALNATAALAVAVELGMPAGLVAGSWRDFPGVQRRFEFRGEAGGVRVYDDYAHHPTEVRAQLGAARGVLSGPGRLIAIFQPGTYSRTQTFASEFGQALALADVAVVMDIFPAREKPIPGVTGELIAGRVPSPPAQVLYEPDWHAVAARVAALAEPGDVLLTMGIGDVHLLCADILAELARRAATR from the coding sequence GTGACCACGACGCCTGAGCCGGTCTTCGGGGCTGAGCCGGGCCCGGCGGCGCGCTCGCAGGCCGGCTATGACCGGCCGGCCGGCTGGACCGCGCCCGGCGCGGCGCTGGTGTCGACAGCGGCCACCGAGGTGGTTCCGCCGGCCGGCGAGCTCGGCCGGGTGCACATCATGGGCATCGCCGGTTCGGGGATGAGCAGCCTGGCTCGGATCATGCTGGCCCGGGGCGTTGCGGTGACCGGCTGCGAGAGCCGCGAGTCCGAGACCGTGCGGCAACTGCGCGAGCTCGGCGCCGAGATCTGGATCGGGCATGCGTTGGAGCACCTGGACGGCTGCGACACCCTGGTCTACACGACCGCTATCGATCCCGCGAACTTCGAGCTGACCGCCGGTCGCGAACGCGGGCTGCGGGTGCTGCGCCGGGCGACCGCGCTGGCCTCGATGGTCACCGGCAGCCGCTGCGTCGCCATCGCCGGCACCCACGGAAAGACCACCACCACCTCGCTGCTGGCCACCGCCGCGCTGGCAGCCGGCCTGGATCCCTCTTTCGCGATCGGGGCGAACCTGGCTGGCGTCGGGGTGAACGGGCAGGCCGGCGCCGGTGAGCTGTTCATCGTCGAGGCCGACGAGAGCGACGGCTCGTTCCTGCTGCTGTGGCCGGAGATCGCGGTGGTGACCAACGTCGAGGCCGACCATCTGGAGAACCACGGTGACCTCGAAGGGATCTTCAGGGCCTTCGAGCAGTTCGTGGACCGGATCGCACCCGGTGGCCTGCTGCTGTACTGCGCCGATGACGCCGGCGCCAGCCGGCTGGCCGGCTACGCCCGCGAGCGCGACATCCGGGTGCGCGGCTACGGCGCCGGCGCGGGGGCTGAGGTCCGGGTCGGCGACATCGTCGAGCTGCCCGACGCGGTGGAGTTCACCGTGCACGGCGTGGGCGAAGCCGCCATCGACGTCCGGCTCGGGTCGCTGATCGGCCGGCACATGGCACTCAACGCCACGGCCGCGCTGGCGGTCGCGGTGGAGCTGGGCATGCCGGCCGGGCTGGTCGCCGGCAGCTGGCGAGACTTCCCCGGCGTGCAGCGCCGCTTCGAGTTCCGCGGCGAGGCCGGCGGCGTCCGGGTGTATGACGACTACGCCCACCACCCGACCGAGGTGCGCGCGCAGCTCGGCGCCGCTCGCGGCGTGCTGAGCGGGCCCGGCAGGCTCATCGCGATCTTCCAGCCGGGCACCTACAGCCGGACCCAGACGTTCGCCTCGGAGTTCGGCCAGGCCCTGGCGCTGGCCGACGTCGCCGTGGTGATGGACATCTTCCCGGCTCGGGAGAAGCCGATTCCGGGAGTGACCGGCGAGCTGATCGCCGGGCGGGTCCCGTCGCCTCCCGCCCAGGTGCTCTACGAACCGGACTGGCACGCGGTCGCCGCCCGGGTGGCCGCCCTGGCCGAGCCCGGCGACGTGCTGCTGACCATGGGGATCGGCGACGTCCACCTGCTGTGCGCCGACATCCTCGCCGAGCTGGCCCGACGGGCGGCAACCCGATGA
- a CDS encoding TraR/DksA C4-type zinc finger protein → MAGVRGEAKAAPRRAAEIPAAAEKAPVKKAAAKKSPVKKAPVKKAPAQKAVKKAAAEPAVPHSGGEAASEASDLDVAGLTAADLAEIRARLQDELTELRLEYDRSLIQLNELRQHQADGSGDDQADAGNKTFEREQEESIAANRRLLLTQIEHAIERIDSGVYGLCEDCGRPIPKARLKALPMATLDAQCKARAERR, encoded by the coding sequence ATGGCAGGCGTGCGAGGAGAGGCCAAAGCTGCGCCGCGGCGAGCCGCTGAGATTCCGGCTGCCGCCGAGAAGGCGCCGGTCAAGAAGGCTGCCGCCAAGAAGTCGCCGGTCAAGAAGGCGCCGGTCAAGAAGGCGCCCGCCCAGAAGGCGGTCAAGAAGGCTGCCGCTGAGCCTGCCGTCCCCCACTCTGGCGGCGAGGCGGCGTCGGAGGCCTCCGATCTGGATGTCGCGGGCTTGACCGCCGCGGATCTGGCCGAGATCCGGGCTCGGCTACAGGACGAGCTGACCGAGCTGCGGCTGGAGTACGACCGGTCGCTCATCCAACTCAACGAGCTGCGCCAGCACCAGGCCGACGGGTCCGGAGACGACCAGGCAGACGCCGGCAACAAGACCTTCGAACGCGAGCAGGAGGAGTCGATCGCGGCCAACCGGCGCCTGCTGCTGACCCAGATCGAGCACGCCATCGAGCGGATCGACTCCGGCGTCTACGGCCTCTGCGAGGACTGCGGCCGGCCCATCCCCAAAGCTCGGCTCAAGGCGCTTCCGATGGCGACCTTGGACGCCCAGTGCAAGGCGCGGGCCGAGCGGCGCTGA
- the lspA gene encoding signal peptidase II, with protein MSNPRSADSAHLAGRSPVRKTWLFFLTALVALSADLVSKIVVVATIEPTDPGVRLLGGAVYLVHARNSGAAFSLAAGATVVLTAISLIVIAVVIRAARRLTSTGWALALGLVLGGAMGNLADRLFRAPSPGKGHVVDWISVLANDGHVWPIFNLADSAIMTGGALAVLLSLRGVEFSSGRGRRAEDEPVTPPQDEPADEPVTLPRARPVDKPADEPVAAPQDRAAESRPHD; from the coding sequence GTGAGCAACCCTCGATCGGCTGATTCGGCGCACCTCGCCGGCCGGTCCCCGGTGCGCAAGACCTGGCTGTTCTTCCTCACCGCGCTGGTCGCGCTGTCCGCTGACCTGGTGAGCAAGATCGTGGTGGTGGCCACTATCGAGCCGACCGATCCGGGGGTGCGGCTGCTCGGGGGCGCGGTCTACCTGGTGCACGCCCGCAACAGCGGAGCCGCCTTCTCGCTGGCCGCCGGAGCCACCGTGGTGCTGACCGCGATCTCGCTCATCGTCATCGCGGTGGTGATCCGGGCGGCTCGCCGGCTCACCTCGACCGGCTGGGCGCTGGCGCTCGGGCTGGTGCTGGGTGGCGCGATGGGCAACCTGGCGGACCGGCTGTTCCGGGCGCCGTCACCGGGCAAGGGCCACGTGGTGGACTGGATCTCGGTGCTGGCCAACGACGGTCATGTCTGGCCCATCTTCAACCTGGCCGACTCGGCGATCATGACCGGTGGCGCGCTGGCCGTGCTGCTGTCGCTGCGAGGTGTGGAGTTCAGCTCCGGCCGGGGCCGGCGAGCTGAGGACGAGCCGGTGACGCCACCGCAGGACGAGCCCGCCGACGAGCCGGTGACGCTGCCGCGGGCGCGACCGGTGGACAAGCCCGCCGACGAGCCTGTGGCGGCGCCGCAGGACCGGGCCGCCGAGAGCCGGCCGCATGACTGA